One stretch of Dokdonia sp. Hel_I_53 DNA includes these proteins:
- a CDS encoding DUF4407 domain-containing protein produces the protein MIQSFFILCSGADRDVLDTCSRGEKTKYAGIGATVFFTAVLATIAATYALYTVFDNVYRAILFGLLWGLVIFNLDRFIVSTLKKRDQWWKEFGMAVPRLILAVIIAVVISKPLELKIFEKEIDRVILSQKNEFTVQNQGEILAQFTPETNKLNDQIENLKAEISQKETEVNNLYDIYIAEAEGTAGTELLGKGPVYKEKRDKHDAALAELAALKTKNNDAIAFAEAEKTRLKDAFNAAISNSQPVINNFDGLMARIDAMKVLPWLPSFFIFLLFLAIETAPIFSKLISPMGEYDIKLADHELTIKEWSAQKSAHRSMLTQTDHILNDRIYTDITQDEELYNYKKKMSKEILKRQQDAFYRRQTKILG, from the coding sequence ATGATTCAATCTTTTTTTATTCTTTGTTCTGGAGCAGACAGAGATGTTCTTGATACGTGCTCTCGTGGAGAAAAAACTAAATATGCAGGAATAGGAGCTACCGTATTTTTTACTGCTGTACTCGCAACCATAGCTGCAACATACGCGCTATATACAGTTTTTGATAACGTATATCGTGCTATTCTTTTTGGGTTGTTGTGGGGTCTTGTAATTTTTAACCTTGATCGATTTATCGTTTCCACCCTTAAGAAACGTGACCAATGGTGGAAAGAATTTGGGATGGCAGTACCAAGACTTATTCTCGCAGTAATCATTGCTGTGGTGATCTCAAAACCATTAGAGCTTAAAATATTTGAAAAAGAGATAGATCGGGTAATTCTAAGTCAAAAAAATGAATTTACCGTTCAAAACCAAGGGGAAATACTCGCGCAATTCACCCCAGAGACTAACAAGCTCAACGACCAAATTGAGAACTTAAAAGCTGAAATTTCTCAAAAGGAAACAGAAGTGAATAACCTGTACGATATTTATATCGCAGAGGCAGAGGGAACTGCGGGCACAGAATTACTGGGTAAAGGCCCGGTATATAAAGAGAAAAGAGACAAGCACGATGCTGCTCTTGCAGAACTTGCTGCTCTTAAAACGAAGAATAATGATGCAATCGCTTTCGCGGAAGCGGAAAAAACTAGGTTAAAAGATGCTTTTAATGCAGCTATAAGCAACAGCCAGCCTGTAATAAATAACTTTGACGGATTAATGGCTCGTATCGATGCGATGAAGGTTTTGCCTTGGCTTCCATCGTTTTTTATATTTCTATTATTTCTTGCCATAGAAACAGCTCCTATATTTTCAAAATTGATCTCTCCTATGGGAGAATATGACATCAAACTTGCAGATCATGAGCTTACGATTAAAGAGTGGAGTGCTCAAAAATCGGCTCACCGTTCTATGCTCACGCAAACAGATCATATTCTAAATGATCGTATTTATACAGATATAACTCAAGATGAAGAGCTCTATAATTATAAAAAGAAAATGTCTAAAGAAATTTTAAAAAGACAACAGGACGCTTTTTATAGACGCCAAACTAAGATTTTAGGATAA